Proteins from one Acropora muricata isolate sample 2 chromosome 9, ASM3666990v1, whole genome shotgun sequence genomic window:
- the LOC136927918 gene encoding fibulin-1-like produces the protein MGYIKAIKSLASVMKADAAPSVYRLLKILSFLTLDFDECQSNQTNSCSQLCINAPGSYSCACQNGYSLNDDKESCDDINECIKEDYFNCTDPHQHCVNTPGSYKCECEMGLQLIDGKCQDIDECNSTKPLAPCDQICENIFGSYNCSCQKGFNLVNGSRCEDFDECQSNQTNSCSQLCINAPGSYSCACQNGYSLNDDKESCDALNGQWSCSSNVHEQVLY, from the exons ATGGGGTACATCAAAGCGATCAAGAGTTTGGCGTCCGTTATGAAAGCAGATGCGGCACCATCAGTCTATAGGTTATTGAAAATACTTTCTTTTCTTACTTTAGATTTTGACGAATGTCAGAGCAATCAAACAAACAGCTGCTCTCAACTCTGTATAAATGCACCCGGATCTTACTCCTGTGCCTGTCAGAACGGATACAGTCTTAACGACGACAAAGAGAGCTGTGATG ATATTAACGAGTGTATCAAGGAGGATTATTTCAACTGCACAGACCCTCACCAGCATTGTGTAAACACTCCAGGCTCGTACAAGTGTGAGTGTGAAATGGGTCTGCAACTGATCGACGGAAAATGCCAAG atatcgatgagtgcaattcgACCAAACCTCTTGCTCcatgcgatcagatctgtgagaatatttttggaagttacaactgctcctgtcagaaaggattcaaccttgtaaatggttctcgttgtgaag aTTTTGACGAATGTCAGAGCAATCAAACAAACAGCTGCTCTCAACTCTGTATAAATGCACCCGGATCTTACTCCTGTGCCTGTCAGAACGGATACAGTCTTAACGACGACAAAGAGAGCTGTGATG CGTTGAATGGCCAATGGTCCTGTTCGTCTAATGTCCATGAACAGGTCCTATATTAA